In a genomic window of Balaenoptera ricei isolate mBalRic1 chromosome 3, mBalRic1.hap2, whole genome shotgun sequence:
- the CAST gene encoding calpastatin isoform X7, giving the protein MNPTETKAVKTEPEKKSQSTKPSVVHEKKTQEVKPKEHREPKSLPKHSSDTRSKHAYNEKAVSKSSEQPTSEKSTIPKTKSQDTISSGGKSAVTGVAAASGKPVDKNKENKSLTSAVPVESKPSKPSGKSGMGAALDDLIDTLGEPEETKEDNTTYTGPEVLDLMSSTYIEELGKREVTLPPKYRELLNKKEGITGPPPDSLKPLGPDDAIDALSSDFTYSSPAADGKKTKKEKSTGEVLKAQSAEVIKSAAPPKEKKRKVEEDTMSDQALEALSASLGSRKPEPELDLSSIKEVNEAKAKEEKLKKCGEDEETVPPEYRLKPATDKAGKPLLPDVEEKPKPLSESELIDELSEDLDQSKCKEKQSKPTEKTEESQVAAATPVEGAVPRTTLCSVQSVPPPSATAKGMGPDDAVEALAGSLGKKEAGPEVGKPVEDKVKEKAKEEDREKLGEKEETIPPDYRLEEVKDKDGKPLLPKEPKEPLPLLSEDFLLDALSKEFAVPPSTSSLQLEDAKLSAVISEVVSQTPAPTTHSAGPPPDTPQSDDKELDDALDQLSDSLGQRQPDPDENKTLEDKVKEKVKAEHRDKLGERDDTIPPQYQHLLDDDKEGKSATPPTKKPEASKKPADAQDPIDALSGDFDSGPSTTETSENTAKDKDKKTASSSKAPKNGGKAKDSAKAKEETSKRKADGKSTS; this is encoded by the exons GCTGTAAAAACAGAACCTGAGAAGAAGTCACAATCAACTAAG CCATCTGTGGTTCAtgagaaaaaaacccaagaagTAAAGCCAAAGGAACACAGAGAG ccAAAAAGCCTACCCAAGCACTCATCAGATACAAGAAGCAAGCATGCTTATAATGAAAAAGCAGTTTCCAAATCAAGTGAGCAGCCAACATCAGAGAAATCAACAATACCAAAG ACTAAGTCACAGGACACAATTTCCAGTGGTGGAAAGAGTGCTGTTACTGGCGTAGCTGCAGCATCTGGCAAACCAGTTGACAAG aataaagaaaataaatcattaacGTCAGCTGTACCAGTTGAATCCAAACCAAGTAAACCCTCTGGAAAG TCAGGCATGGGTGCTGCTTTGGATGACTTAATAGACACTTTAGGAGAACCTGAAGAAACTAAAGAAGATAATACAACATATACTGGACCTGAAGTTTTG GATCTGATGAGTTCTACTTACATAGAGGAATTGGGTAAAAGAGAAGTCACACTTCCTCCAAAATATAGGGAACTTTTAAAT AAAAAAGAAGGGATCACAGGGCCTCCTCCAGACTCTTTG AAACCCCTGGGGCCCGATGATGCCATAGATGCCTTGTCATCAGACTTCACCTACAGTTCTCCTGCGGCTGATGggaagaaaaccaagaaagag aagtcTACAGGAGAGGTTTTAAAAGCTCAGTCAGCTGAAGTAATCAAAAGTGCTGCTCCacccaaggagaaaaaaagaaaggtggaagAG gACACGATGAGTGATCAGGCACTCGAGGCTCTGTCAGCTTCGCTGGGCAGCCGGAAGCCGGAACCTGAGCTCGACCTCAGCTCCATTAAGGAAGTCAATGAG GCAAAAGCCAAAGAAGAGAAACTAAAGAAGTGTGgtgaagatgaggaaacagtcCCACCAGAGTACAGATTAAAACCAGCCACG gATAAAGCTGGAAAACCACTCCTGCCAGATGTTGAAGAAAAACCCAAG CCCCTGAGTGAATCAGAACTCATTGATGAACTTTCAGAAGATCTTGACCAATCTAAGTGTAAAGAAAAACAATCTAAGCCAACTGAAAAAACAGAA GAGTCTCAGGTCGCTGCCGCTACTCCTGTGGAAGGGGCCGTGCCTCGGACCACCTTGTGTTCTGTGCAGTCGGTCCCGCCCCCGTCAGCCACGGCG AAGGGCATGGGGCCAGATGATGCTGTAGAAGCCTTGGCTGGAAGCCTGGGGAAAAAGGAAGCCGGTCCAGAAGTTGGAAAGCCTGTGGAGGATAAAGTCAAG GAGAAAGCCAAAGAAGAAGATCGTGAAAAACTtggtgaaaaagaagaaacaattccTCCTGATTATAGATTAGAAGAGGTCAAG GATAAAGATGGAAAACCACTACTGCCAAAAGAGCCCAAGGAACCACTCCCA CTCTTGAGTGAAGACTTCCTCCTTGATGCTTTGTCCAAGGAATTCGCCGTTCCCCCAAGCACTTCATCTCTT CAACTTGAAGATGCTAAACTTTCAGCTGTCATCTCTGAAGTGGTTTCCCAAACCCCAGCTCCAACCACCCACTCTGCAGGTCCACCCCCAGACACTCCG CAGAGTGACGACAAAGAACTTGACGATGCCCTGGATCAACTTTCTGACAGTCTCGGGCAAAGACAGCCTGATCCAGATGAGAACAAAACCCTAGAGGATAAAgtcaag GAAAAAGTGAAAGCTGAACACAGAGACAAGCTGGGAGAAAGGGATGACACCATCCCACCTCAATATCAGCATCTCTTGGATGATGACAAGGAG GGCAAATCAGCGACGCCACCTACAAAGAAACCCGAGGCATCGAAG AAACCTGCAGATGCCCAAGACCCTATTGATGCCCTCTCAGGGGACTTTGACAGCGGTCCCTCAACTACAGAAACCTCAGAGAACACAGCAAAG
- the CAST gene encoding calpastatin isoform X6, producing MNPTETKAIPVSKQLEGLHSPNKKRHKKQAVKTEPEKKSQSTKPSVVHEKKTQEVKPKEHREPKSLPKHSSDTRSKHAYNEKAVSKSSEQPTSEKSTIPKTKSQDTISSGGKSAVTGVAAASGKPVDKNKENKSLTSAVPVESKPSKPSGKSGMGAALDDLIDTLGEPEETKEDNTTYTGPEVLDLMSSTYIEELGKREVTLPPKYRELLNKKEGITGPPPDSLKPLGPDDAIDALSSDFTYSSPAADGKKTKKEKSTGEVLKAQSAEVIKSAAPPKEKKRKVEEDTMSDQALEALSASLGSRKPEPELDLSSIKEVNEAKAKEEKLKKCGEDEETVPPEYRLKPATDKAGKPLLPDVEEKPKPLSESELIDELSEDLDQSKCKEKQSKPTEKTEESQVAAATPVEGAVPRTTLCSVQSVPPPSATAKGMGPDDAVEALAGSLGKKEAGPEVGKPVEDKVKEKAKEEDREKLGEKEETIPPDYRLEEVKDKDGKPLLPKEPKEPLPLLSEDFLLDALSKEFAVPPSTSSLQLEDAKLSAVISEVVSQTPAPTTHSAGPPPDTPQSDDKELDDALDQLSDSLGQRQPDPDENKTLEDKVKEKVKAEHRDKLGERDDTIPPQYQHLLDDDKEGKSATPPTKKPEASKKPADAQDPIDALSGDFDSGPSTTETSENTAKDKDKKTASSSKAPKNGGKAKDSAKAKEETSKRKADGKSTS from the exons GCCATTCCAGTCAGCAAACAGTTGGAAGGACTGCATTCTCCTAATAAGAAAAGACACAAAAAACAG GCTGTAAAAACAGAACCTGAGAAGAAGTCACAATCAACTAAG CCATCTGTGGTTCAtgagaaaaaaacccaagaagTAAAGCCAAAGGAACACAGAGAG ccAAAAAGCCTACCCAAGCACTCATCAGATACAAGAAGCAAGCATGCTTATAATGAAAAAGCAGTTTCCAAATCAAGTGAGCAGCCAACATCAGAGAAATCAACAATACCAAAG ACTAAGTCACAGGACACAATTTCCAGTGGTGGAAAGAGTGCTGTTACTGGCGTAGCTGCAGCATCTGGCAAACCAGTTGACAAG aataaagaaaataaatcattaacGTCAGCTGTACCAGTTGAATCCAAACCAAGTAAACCCTCTGGAAAG TCAGGCATGGGTGCTGCTTTGGATGACTTAATAGACACTTTAGGAGAACCTGAAGAAACTAAAGAAGATAATACAACATATACTGGACCTGAAGTTTTG GATCTGATGAGTTCTACTTACATAGAGGAATTGGGTAAAAGAGAAGTCACACTTCCTCCAAAATATAGGGAACTTTTAAAT AAAAAAGAAGGGATCACAGGGCCTCCTCCAGACTCTTTG AAACCCCTGGGGCCCGATGATGCCATAGATGCCTTGTCATCAGACTTCACCTACAGTTCTCCTGCGGCTGATGggaagaaaaccaagaaagag aagtcTACAGGAGAGGTTTTAAAAGCTCAGTCAGCTGAAGTAATCAAAAGTGCTGCTCCacccaaggagaaaaaaagaaaggtggaagAG gACACGATGAGTGATCAGGCACTCGAGGCTCTGTCAGCTTCGCTGGGCAGCCGGAAGCCGGAACCTGAGCTCGACCTCAGCTCCATTAAGGAAGTCAATGAG GCAAAAGCCAAAGAAGAGAAACTAAAGAAGTGTGgtgaagatgaggaaacagtcCCACCAGAGTACAGATTAAAACCAGCCACG gATAAAGCTGGAAAACCACTCCTGCCAGATGTTGAAGAAAAACCCAAG CCCCTGAGTGAATCAGAACTCATTGATGAACTTTCAGAAGATCTTGACCAATCTAAGTGTAAAGAAAAACAATCTAAGCCAACTGAAAAAACAGAA GAGTCTCAGGTCGCTGCCGCTACTCCTGTGGAAGGGGCCGTGCCTCGGACCACCTTGTGTTCTGTGCAGTCGGTCCCGCCCCCGTCAGCCACGGCG AAGGGCATGGGGCCAGATGATGCTGTAGAAGCCTTGGCTGGAAGCCTGGGGAAAAAGGAAGCCGGTCCAGAAGTTGGAAAGCCTGTGGAGGATAAAGTCAAG GAGAAAGCCAAAGAAGAAGATCGTGAAAAACTtggtgaaaaagaagaaacaattccTCCTGATTATAGATTAGAAGAGGTCAAG GATAAAGATGGAAAACCACTACTGCCAAAAGAGCCCAAGGAACCACTCCCA CTCTTGAGTGAAGACTTCCTCCTTGATGCTTTGTCCAAGGAATTCGCCGTTCCCCCAAGCACTTCATCTCTT CAACTTGAAGATGCTAAACTTTCAGCTGTCATCTCTGAAGTGGTTTCCCAAACCCCAGCTCCAACCACCCACTCTGCAGGTCCACCCCCAGACACTCCG CAGAGTGACGACAAAGAACTTGACGATGCCCTGGATCAACTTTCTGACAGTCTCGGGCAAAGACAGCCTGATCCAGATGAGAACAAAACCCTAGAGGATAAAgtcaag GAAAAAGTGAAAGCTGAACACAGAGACAAGCTGGGAGAAAGGGATGACACCATCCCACCTCAATATCAGCATCTCTTGGATGATGACAAGGAG GGCAAATCAGCGACGCCACCTACAAAGAAACCCGAGGCATCGAAG AAACCTGCAGATGCCCAAGACCCTATTGATGCCCTCTCAGGGGACTTTGACAGCGGTCCCTCAACTACAGAAACCTCAGAGAACACAGCAAAG